In Spirochaetota bacterium, the genomic stretch ATTTCTGCGTGAACCCTGAATGCGGGGCTCTGCATTCCCAGGAAGATTTTGAGTACGCCGACCTGGGTGGAAAGATTAAAACCTGGTCGTCAGACCTGCTTACTTATTGCGTGGACCCGCCGGCCCACTACGGCATGATCGAGTTTGACGAGGGCGGGCAGTTTATGTGCGATTTTACCGACCACGTGACCGGTAACGTGGATGTGGGTATGCCGGTGAAGATGGTGTTCCGCATCAAGAACATCGATACGGCCCGCGGTTTCACCCGGTATTTCTGGAAAGCGAAACCGATCTACGCCAAGGGACAGGAGGGGTGATATGGCCAGTGGAATCAGAGACAAGGTGGTCGTACTTGGTATGGGCTGCACCAGGTTCGGCGAGCGCTGGGACATGGGCGCCGAAGAGCTTATGGTGGAGGCCTTCGAGGAGTGCGTCAAGGACGCCGGGATCGAAAAGAAGGACATTGAGATGGCGTGGCTGGGCGTGTGCATAGAGGAGATAAACACGGGCAAATCGGCCCTGGCCCTGCCCATGGCGCTGAAACTGCCCTTTATCCCGGTGACCAGGGTGGAAAACTTCTGCGCCACCGGAAGCGAGGCCTTCCGGGGCGCGGTATACGCGGTGGCGTCGGGCGCCTGTGATATCGCCCTGGCACAGGGCGTGGAAAAGCTCAAGGATACGGGATATGGAGGACTTCCGGTTTTCGACTCGAGAGCGGGATCTCTTTTATCCCAGTGGGCCCCCAACATGACCGCCCCGGGTGCCTTCGCCCAGCTGGCCAGCGCCTACCGCAACAAATTCAACATCAAACGGGAGGATCTGAAACTGGCCCTGGCGCATGTTTCGGCAAAAAGCCATGCGAACGGAGCCAAGAATCCCAAGGCCCATCTTCGAAATCCCGTAACGGTGGAGCAGATTTTAGCGTCTCCCATCGTGGCGGACCCCCTGGGCCTATTCGACTGTTGCGGTGTAAGCGACGGGTCGGCCTGCGCCATCGTCACTACGCCCGAAATAGCCAGGAAGCTCGGCAAGAAGGACCTGGTATCGGTAAAGGCACTGCAGCTTTCGGTAAGCAACGGCCTTGAGGGTGGTCACAAGTCCTGGGACGGTTCGTATTTTATGACCACCCGGACCGCGGCGAAAAAGGCCTACGAAGAAGCCGGCATTAAGAATCCTCGCAAGGAAATCAGCATGTGCGAAGTGCACGACTGCTTTTCAATAACAGAGCTGGTGACCATGGAAGACCTGTTCATCTCCCCCGATGGAGGAGCGATCAAGGATTACATGGACGGTTTCTACAATGCCGATGGAGGGGTGCCCTGCCAGATCGACGGGGGCCTCAAGTGCTTCGGACATCCCATAGGCGCGTCGGGACTTCGTATGATTTATGAAATGTACCTTCAGCTGCTGGGCAGGGCCGGTGACAGACAGCTTAAAGACCCAAAAATCGGCCTTACGCACAACCTGGGGGGCATGCCTTACATGAACGTATGCAGCATCTCGATTGTGGGGAAGTATAACTAAGCGGTCATCTATGCTGTAAGAATGCCAGGGTGGGCGGACATGTAAGTGTTCGCCCACCCTTTTTTATGCTGTCACGGGTCGCGTTTGGGAATTCATCATGAATCCGCACAGGCAAGCCGGAATTTTTTGGCAAATCCCCTTGTGTGCTCTCTTTTTACGGCGAAAAGCGACAGAGGTTTTTAAACGGGAAGCCGCGCCCCGACTGTCTCCCGGAGCATTTGGTGATGGGAGTGGTAGCGTAATACAATGGTCCTGGTAAATCAGACCAGGGGATTTTTCATGCCCTCGGGAATTTTGCGCACCTGCCAGATGCCGTGTACCAGGGCAACGGTTTCATCGCCGGCGTCCTTGATTTCCAAATCAAGGGTGAAATCGGCCTTGCCATTCCGGTCTGTGCGTTCCTGGAGCTCGCCAACCCGGTCCGAGGTCATTTCCACCACAAGGGTGACGTCGCTCAATGCCGGTTTTCTGTAGCGAATGGTGACCTCCTTGACGATGGGGATGTATTTCAGGTAATCGAAGGTGACGCCGAAAATCGCTCCCCCGGAAACCTCCCCAATAGTGAACAGCGATCCCGCGTACATCATGCCTATGTGATTCACATTTCCTTCCAGCGGCATCAGGAGCTTGACATAGTTGTCACGACACTCCAACAGGGTGAGTCCGGTCCTTTTGATGGCCTCGATACCGTTTTTTGTGTAATCGGCGATTTTTTTGTACTTTTCGTCTATCATGGGTGGTCCCTCTTGGGCATATATTTCCTCTCGCGGCTGTTCCACTTAAACGAGAGGGTAAATCTACGGTGTAATCTCATACGGCACTTATCCTGTTGGCGCGTCAAAACGACAAGCAACGGTATCGAATGCGATTAAAATCATAGGGTCGGAATATAGCATGCTGAGATAGCCGCCGCAACTCAATTCCCTGTCATATTTTAGAAAAGCTGAATTCAAGGATGAAGTGCAACAATGCTGTTTTATTGCTTTACAACATAACAGTGTTATGTTGTATGGAGCTATCTTTCCAAAAGGAGGCAGTCCATGGCGGATTACGATGTGGTCGTAATAGGGGCTGGAAACGGCGGGCTTACCGCCGCCGCGCACCTGGCGCGGAAGGGTGTGAACGTGTTGCTGCTGGAGCGCCATAATATACCCGGGGGCTGCGCCACCAGTTTCTGCCGGGGACGTTTCGAATTCGAGGTGGCCCTCCATCAATTGAGCGGCATGGGAAGTCCTGAATATCCCGGGCCCCTCAGGGGCTTGCTGGACCGGCTGGGGGTGATGGACAAGCTCGAATTCGTCCCCATGACCGACCTGTACCGCATCACGGTACGTGACGAGCTGGACCTGGTGCTTCGGCCGGAATGGAACGAAACCATCGGCTTATTGCAGAAGCAGTTTCCCAAGGAAAAGGATAATATACAGAATTTCTTTGATTTTGTGAAGGCCTACTTTGTCGAAGTTATCAGTGCTTTTTATATGAACGATCCAGAGACCAGCCGCGAGAAATACCCCAGGTTTTTCAAGTACGCCCTGCGCAGCACCCAGGAGGTGCTGGACGGTTATTTCAGCGATCCCATCCTGAAATACGTTCTTTCGGCCTATTGGGGATACATGGGCCTTCCGCCCCGGCATCTGGCCTTTAACGACATGGCGGCGCTTATTTTCAGTTACATGGAGTTCAAGCCCTATCATCTCAAGGGCGGCTCCCAGGCCATGTCCAACGCCATAGCGGACGTCATTCTCTCATCGGGCGGCGCTATTCGCTACAATTGCGGCGCGAAAAAAATCATTGTTCAACAGGGCGCGGTAAAAGGCGTGGTGACCGAATCCGGCGACGAGATCAGGACGAACTTTGTCATATCGAACGCGTCTAAAATATCCACCTACATGGAGTTGCTTGATCCTGAGCATGTGCCCGAAGGCGTACTGCCTGAGCTTCGCCAGAGCTCTATAAGCCAGTCGGGCTTCTGCGTTTACATGGGGTTGGACTGCACCCCCGAGGAGGCGGGTATCCCCGAGTCGACTCACTTCATCAGCCAGAGCACCGATATCGACCGGGGATATGAAAAGATGAAGGTGGTGAACATCGACGAGGAAGATTTTATGATGATGACCTGTTACGACCTCATAATTCCCGATTTTTCGCCGCCGGGGACCTGTCAGGCGACCCTGGTTACGCTCAAATATGGAGACGCCTGGCTGAGGGTTCCTCCCCAACAGTATGCGGAAACCAAGTTCAGGGAGGGGGAGGCCATGATCTCCCTGGCCGAGAAGTCATACCCTGGACTTCGCAATCACATTGAGGAGATGGAGATTTCGACGCCGCTGACCCACATGCGTTACCTTGGCCATCCGCGGGGGGCCATCTACGGCTTCGATCATTTCAATAAGGACTCCACCATGTTCGTGCCCCCGAAGTCCCATATCAGGGGACTCTACAGCGCGGGTGCATGGGTGGGATACCCCGGATTTCAGCCCACCCTGGAATCGGGTGTCGCCGCGGCAAGGGCGGTTATCAGAGAAATGAAAGCGTAAGGGGGACGACATGAAAGAAGAACTGGTAAAACAGCTGGATCGTTACGATGACGTAATCAAGGAAATGGAAATCGCCCGACGCTACGGCAGCGATCACAGTCTGGAGCGGGGCGAGGTGGCGAAATACATAAACACGCTTCACCCGGCGAGTATGACGCTAAGGGTAAACGACATCATCGATGAGACGCCTTCCACTAAAACCCTGAGGCTGACGGCGACCGAGGGCCGGCTCCCGCCGTTTATCGCCGGACAGTACATCAGCCTGTTCGTGGAGGCCGGGAAGGTGCGAACCTCCAGGGCTTACAGCATTTCGTCGCCACCGAATCAGACCGCCTATTATGATATTACGGTACGCAGGGTGGAAAACGGTCTGGTATCCGGTTTCCTGCTGGACCGCGTTAAGATCGGTGATCGACTGGAAAGCTCCGGACCGGCCGGCACCTTTTATTACAATCCCATCATACACGACAATACCGTGGTATACCTGGCCGGCGGAAGCGGCATCACCCCCTTCATGAGCATGATACGGGAGATCGCCCAGCGGGGAACGGACCGAATAGTATATCTCTTCTACGGCAACCGCGGCGATGACGATATCATCTTTCATGAAGAGCTCGCCGCCATCGGGAAGAAGGTGAAAAAATTTCATTATATTCCCGTAATTGAAAAACCGGCGGCCGGGTATGCCGGTAAATGCGGCTTCATCACCGCCGATCTCATGAAGGAGGTGCTGAAAAAAACCGGTGACAAGACGTATTTCATATGCGGACCGCAGGGCCTGTACGATTTCTGCCTTCCCGAGATGGTGAGCATGGGCATTCCCCGTCGCAAGATCCGCAGGGAGGTGTTCGGCGCGCCGGTCAACATCTATGAGTGCCCGGGCTGGCCCGAAAGCGTGAAGAAGGACGCGGTCTTTAACCTGAAGGTGAAGGGTGTCAAAACCGCCGCCATCAGGGCTTCGTCGCGCGAATCGATTCTTTCTGCCCTGGAAAAGAACGGCATCGTACTTCCCAGTCTCTGCCGCTCGGGGGAGTGCAGCATGTGCAGGTTGAAGCTGGTCGCCGGAAAAGTGTTTCAGCCGAAGGGGACACCGGTGCGCAAGTCGGATCGACAGTTCGGTTATATTCATTCCTGCGTATCCTATCCGCTGGAGGATTGCGAGATACTGATTTAACCTGCATCATCACGGAACCGAGTGGGGATTCTTCGGCAGGGGGTTGATCATTGGATGCCCCCACGGTGGGCAGGGGAGCGATAAAAGCTACGTATGCACAATTATATTTCGGGAGGAGCAACATGAAAACAGCAATAACCGAGATGTTCGGCGTGAAGTATCCCATTATATGCGGAGCGATGCAGTGGCTCTGTAAACCGGTGCTTTGCGCCGCCATCTCCAATGCCGGAGGGTTGGGTAACCTCACCGCCGGCAACTACGAGACCGAGGATGATTTTCGAAACGCCATTCGGGAGACCCGCAAATTGACCGACAGGCCCTTCATCGTGGGGCTTACCATTCTTCCGTCGGTGCGCATCACGGCGGAGCACCACCAGATGTATCTTAAAATCTGCGCCGAGGAAAAGATCGCGGGCATCGAGGTGTCGGGCGCCCCGATCGACAGGGTCTCCGGGCCGGAGATGATCGATATGCTGAAAAAAGCGGGGGTCAGGCTTTTCCATAAGGTGGGATCCGTGCGTCACGCAAAACACGCCGAGAAGGCCGGATATGACGGGATTTATGCCGCGGGCATCGAGGAGGGCGGACATCCTCTCAACGACGATGTCACCACCATGGTGCTCACGCCCAGGATCGTCGAGTCGGTAAAAATACCGGTGGTGACGGTGGGGGGTATTGCGAACGGGAAAACCATGGCGGCGGCCCTGGCGCTGGGAGCCCAGGGCGTTATGATGGCCAGCCGTTTCATGGCCACAAAGGAATGTGTCGTGCATGATAACATCAAACAAGAGATCGTTAAACGCCAGGAAAACGAGACCACCCTTATCTGCAAGTCGCTGCACCTGCAGGGCAGGGCGCTGAAGAACCAGGTGGTTGCCGAAATATGCAAGATAGAGGAGAGCGGCGGTAAATTCGAAGACCTCTATCCCCTGATCGCCGGCGAGCGCATGAAACGCGCGTGGGAAGATGGAGATGTGGAGGTGGCCCCCATGATGGTAGGCCAGTCCATAGGCCTTATCAACGATGTCGTTACCTGCAAGGAATTGCTGGACCGGATGGTCAGGGAGGCCCAGGAAGCGCTAAGTAAGGCCGGTAAATTGTTTTAACAGCCCGGCCTGCGCTGGGAAAAGGCGGCAGCGGTCACTGCCGCCTTTTTCCGCCGGTCTCTTGCCATTTTCTCCCAAGCCGCAGCCTTCTCATCCTTTCTGGGTAAATCCCTCAAGCAGACTCTCGAGCATTGTCTTAAACTCCGGCGCCGCTGTCGCCTCCAGCAGCGCGGCGTGTTCCGCCGAGAGGTGGACCAAAAGGTCCATCCCGGCCGAGCCGTAGATCATGCGCTTTATGGCCGAGGCCGTCTTCGGCGGCAGGGCGGCGATGCGCTCGGCGATTTTCTGGGTCTCATCGTTCAGCAGATCGGCGGGGAAAAATTTCGTGATGATTCCCAGCCTCGCCGCCTCCTCTTCGCGGATATCCTCGCCAAGGAGGGCTATTTCCAGGGCGCGTGATGTTCCGGTCATCCTGGGGAGGGACCAGTTAATGCCGCCGTCTCCGGTCAGCCCAATCGATGAATAGGCATACCGCAAACGAACCCGTTCGGTGGCGACCCGTATGTCCGATGCCAGGGCCAGCGCAAGTCCGTATCCGGCGGCCAGCCGGTTGAGGCTGGCCACTACCGGCTTGGGACACTGTCGGAGCTCGGCGATGGCCCTGTGTGCAATGGTGGCGAGTTCGCCTATAACGCGGGCGGGATCGTCGGAGCCGCTCACCTCGAGCACGTCGGCACCCACCGAGAAGGCCTTGCCAGATCCGGCGAACACGATTACACGGGTGGTCGGGTCTTCAATGGCCCTGCCCAGGGCGGAGAAGGCCTCCCTGCCCAGCTCGAGGTTAAAGGCATTGTAAACATCGGGCCGGTTGAAAGTGATCCAGGAAACGGGACCTCGATTTTCACACAGGACGAGTGGGTCTGACATCTCATTTGCCTCGTTATTATGCATATTACCGCGGAGCCGGCAGGTTCAATCGCGATTCCGATTACTGCCGTCCGCAGACCGGCCAAAACGGACCACTGGCAAACCCCCTTCTCCGGGGGTGTTTGGTGAATACTATGACAGTATGGTTCGCGATGCTTTTATACCATCCGTATCGTGCCAGTCCGCCACCCGCCATGGCATGGA encodes the following:
- a CDS encoding acetyl-CoA acetyltransferase, which codes for MASGIRDKVVVLGMGCTRFGERWDMGAEELMVEAFEECVKDAGIEKKDIEMAWLGVCIEEINTGKSALALPMALKLPFIPVTRVENFCATGSEAFRGAVYAVASGACDIALAQGVEKLKDTGYGGLPVFDSRAGSLLSQWAPNMTAPGAFAQLASAYRNKFNIKREDLKLALAHVSAKSHANGAKNPKAHLRNPVTVEQILASPIVADPLGLFDCCGVSDGSACAIVTTPEIARKLGKKDLVSVKALQLSVSNGLEGGHKSWDGSYFMTTRTAAKKAYEEAGIKNPRKEISMCEVHDCFSITELVTMEDLFISPDGGAIKDYMDGFYNADGGVPCQIDGGLKCFGHPIGASGLRMIYEMYLQLLGRAGDRQLKDPKIGLTHNLGGMPYMNVCSISIVGKYN
- a CDS encoding enoyl-CoA hydratase/isomerase family protein; translation: MSDPLVLCENRGPVSWITFNRPDVYNAFNLELGREAFSALGRAIEDPTTRVIVFAGSGKAFSVGADVLEVSGSDDPARVIGELATIAHRAIAELRQCPKPVVASLNRLAAGYGLALALASDIRVATERVRLRYAYSSIGLTGDGGINWSLPRMTGTSRALEIALLGEDIREEEAARLGIITKFFPADLLNDETQKIAERIAALPPKTASAIKRMIYGSAGMDLLVHLSAEHAALLEATAAPEFKTMLESLLEGFTQKG
- a CDS encoding YiiD C-terminal domain-containing protein — translated: MIDEKYKKIADYTKNGIEAIKRTGLTLLECRDNYVKLLMPLEGNVNHIGMMYAGSLFTIGEVSGGAIFGVTFDYLKYIPIVKEVTIRYRKPALSDVTLVVEMTSDRVGELQERTDRNGKADFTLDLEIKDAGDETVALVHGIWQVRKIPEGMKNPLV
- a CDS encoding nitronate monooxygenase family protein encodes the protein MKTAITEMFGVKYPIICGAMQWLCKPVLCAAISNAGGLGNLTAGNYETEDDFRNAIRETRKLTDRPFIVGLTILPSVRITAEHHQMYLKICAEEKIAGIEVSGAPIDRVSGPEMIDMLKKAGVRLFHKVGSVRHAKHAEKAGYDGIYAAGIEEGGHPLNDDVTTMVLTPRIVESVKIPVVTVGGIANGKTMAAALALGAQGVMMASRFMATKECVVHDNIKQEIVKRQENETTLICKSLHLQGRALKNQVVAEICKIEESGGKFEDLYPLIAGERMKRAWEDGDVEVAPMMVGQSIGLINDVVTCKELLDRMVREAQEALSKAGKLF
- a CDS encoding FAD-binding oxidoreductase yields the protein MKEELVKQLDRYDDVIKEMEIARRYGSDHSLERGEVAKYINTLHPASMTLRVNDIIDETPSTKTLRLTATEGRLPPFIAGQYISLFVEAGKVRTSRAYSISSPPNQTAYYDITVRRVENGLVSGFLLDRVKIGDRLESSGPAGTFYYNPIIHDNTVVYLAGGSGITPFMSMIREIAQRGTDRIVYLFYGNRGDDDIIFHEELAAIGKKVKKFHYIPVIEKPAAGYAGKCGFITADLMKEVLKKTGDKTYFICGPQGLYDFCLPEMVSMGIPRRKIRREVFGAPVNIYECPGWPESVKKDAVFNLKVKGVKTAAIRASSRESILSALEKNGIVLPSLCRSGECSMCRLKLVAGKVFQPKGTPVRKSDRQFGYIHSCVSYPLEDCEILI
- a CDS encoding NAD(P)/FAD-dependent oxidoreductase — encoded protein: MADYDVVVIGAGNGGLTAAAHLARKGVNVLLLERHNIPGGCATSFCRGRFEFEVALHQLSGMGSPEYPGPLRGLLDRLGVMDKLEFVPMTDLYRITVRDELDLVLRPEWNETIGLLQKQFPKEKDNIQNFFDFVKAYFVEVISAFYMNDPETSREKYPRFFKYALRSTQEVLDGYFSDPILKYVLSAYWGYMGLPPRHLAFNDMAALIFSYMEFKPYHLKGGSQAMSNAIADVILSSGGAIRYNCGAKKIIVQQGAVKGVVTESGDEIRTNFVISNASKISTYMELLDPEHVPEGVLPELRQSSISQSGFCVYMGLDCTPEEAGIPESTHFISQSTDIDRGYEKMKVVNIDEEDFMMMTCYDLIIPDFSPPGTCQATLVTLKYGDAWLRVPPQQYAETKFREGEAMISLAEKSYPGLRNHIEEMEISTPLTHMRYLGHPRGAIYGFDHFNKDSTMFVPPKSHIRGLYSAGAWVGYPGFQPTLESGVAAARAVIREMKA